In a single window of the Nocardioides sp. L-11A genome:
- a CDS encoding abortive infection system antitoxin AbiGi family protein, producing the protein MDNIEDLLHRRTDLSTFLVHLTRDTKKYEARQNLLSLLEDRTIQARTPLGMAADLDDYLKDTIATQRVVCFSETPLEHSWMMVRDIKGRQQKFKPYGIVFSKSFARRCGCNPVWYLDITIGHDWLTVPVNELISQAKAASQGRRGRLKAELLANESVFRLTPFIEQMGNPSGTRKEFWWEREWRHAGHFAFRPRKVVAVLAPESDHEDLADEIADIDLDWAKRRVPLLDPSWGLERMISALARIDPDDAGPWPE; encoded by the coding sequence ATGGACAACATTGAGGATCTGCTGCATCGGCGCACCGATCTGAGCACCTTCTTGGTCCACCTGACACGTGACACGAAGAAGTACGAGGCGCGACAAAACCTCCTTAGCCTGTTGGAAGACCGAACCATTCAGGCGCGAACGCCGCTCGGGATGGCTGCGGATCTCGATGACTACCTCAAAGACACGATCGCGACCCAACGTGTCGTCTGCTTCTCGGAAACGCCGCTGGAGCACTCCTGGATGATGGTCCGGGACATCAAGGGTCGACAGCAGAAGTTCAAGCCGTACGGCATCGTGTTCAGCAAGTCCTTCGCTCGCCGGTGCGGCTGCAATCCGGTCTGGTACCTCGACATCACGATTGGACATGACTGGCTCACCGTTCCCGTGAACGAGCTGATCTCCCAGGCGAAGGCCGCGAGCCAGGGCCGTCGCGGACGGCTTAAGGCGGAGCTCCTCGCGAATGAGAGCGTCTTCCGGCTAACGCCGTTCATCGAGCAGATGGGCAACCCCTCAGGCACCCGTAAGGAGTTCTGGTGGGAACGGGAGTGGCGACATGCCGGTCACTTCGCATTCCGGCCCCGCAAGGTGGTTGCGGTGCTGGCACCCGAGTCGGACCACGAGGACCTAGCCGATGAGATCGCTGACATAGACCTCGATTGGGCGAAGCGGCGAGTGCCGCTACTCGATCCGTCGTGGGGACTGGAGCGCATGATCTCCGCGCTCGCACGCATCGACCCCGACGACGCCGGCCCCTGGCCGGAGTAG
- a CDS encoding WHG domain-containing protein, whose translation MSIDTTRGRRTRLDQEAVLQAADRLVDRDGYDALTMTSLAAELEARVSSLYNHVANLEDLRALIQVRAMRLLGEHVRAAAMGHAGIDGLRALSHALRAFARTHPQRYAALTRPPIDREAFYTAALDAIEALAVMVRSAGLPDDRLLQSAMALFASLHGFVSLEVAGYFGDLSGTSAEALDLDLVYEQVIDGAVTAASLEAL comes from the coding sequence TTGAGCATCGACACCACGCGCGGGCGCCGGACCCGCCTCGACCAGGAGGCGGTGCTCCAGGCGGCGGACCGGCTCGTCGACCGCGACGGGTACGACGCGCTCACCATGACCTCGCTCGCCGCCGAGCTCGAGGCCCGGGTCTCCTCGCTCTACAACCACGTCGCGAACCTCGAGGACCTGCGGGCGCTGATCCAGGTGCGGGCGATGCGCCTGCTCGGCGAGCACGTCCGCGCCGCCGCCATGGGCCACGCCGGCATCGACGGCCTGCGCGCCCTCAGTCACGCGCTGCGCGCCTTCGCCCGCACCCACCCCCAGCGCTATGCCGCCCTGACCCGCCCGCCGATCGACCGCGAGGCGTTCTACACGGCGGCACTCGACGCGATCGAGGCGCTGGCCGTCATGGTCCGCTCCGCAGGACTCCCCGACGACCGGCTGCTGCAGAGCGCGATGGCGCTGTTCGCCTCGCTGCACGGGTTCGTGTCGCTGGAGGTGGCCGGCTACTTCGGCGACCTGTCCGGCACCAGCGCCGAGGCCCTCGACCTCGATCTGGTCTACGAGCAGGTCATCGACGGCGCCGTGACCGCCGCCTCCCTGGAAGCCCTCTGA
- a CDS encoding TetR/AcrR family transcriptional regulator, with the protein MATNAPATDGRRRAAAARRKARQAEIITATREIFDSKGVRDVQIEEIASAVGINRAIVYRHFTGKEELFALTLVGYLEELHDAMAAAAASGSDPGDQLERIVGSFVDYGVAHPAFVDCAQALMVRPGDELLDEIAEGPLFRLGRGITSCLTVLSDTLTHGVEEGAFDLSDDPVLLANALYASGLGALQLARLGILVSEAAPGIPTVGQISAEQVRSYLVRSALALVTP; encoded by the coding sequence ATGGCGACGAACGCACCAGCCACCGACGGGCGCCGCAGGGCGGCGGCCGCGCGCCGCAAGGCGCGCCAGGCGGAGATCATCACCGCGACCCGGGAGATCTTCGACTCCAAGGGGGTGCGCGACGTCCAGATCGAGGAGATCGCGAGCGCGGTCGGGATCAACCGGGCGATCGTCTACCGGCATTTCACCGGCAAGGAGGAGCTGTTCGCGCTGACCCTCGTCGGCTACCTCGAGGAGCTGCACGACGCCATGGCCGCGGCTGCCGCGAGCGGGAGCGACCCGGGCGACCAGCTGGAGCGGATCGTGGGCTCGTTCGTCGACTACGGCGTCGCGCACCCGGCGTTCGTCGACTGCGCCCAGGCCCTCATGGTCCGGCCGGGCGACGAGCTGCTCGACGAGATCGCGGAGGGCCCGCTGTTCCGGCTCGGGCGCGGCATCACGTCCTGCCTGACCGTCCTGTCCGACACCCTCACCCACGGCGTCGAGGAGGGGGCCTTCGATCTCAGTGACGACCCGGTGCTGCTGGCCAACGCTCTCTACGCCAGCGGCCTCGGCGCGCTGCAGCTGGCCCGGCTCGGCATCCTCGTCAGCGAGGCGGCGCCGGGCATCCCGACGGTCGGGCAGATCTCGGCCGAGCAGGTCCGCTCGTACCTCGTGCGCTCGGCGCTCGCGCTCGTCACCCCCTGA
- a CDS encoding acyl-CoA thioesterase II, with product MNDRVMGEATRKLVSLLDLEQLDTDLFRGQQPETIRQRVYGGQVAAQALIAATRTVDEGMQVHSLHSYFLLPGDYTVPIIYDVERIRDGRSFATRRVLARQHGRPIYYQSLNFQRAEEGLEHQDVMPPVKAPEEGLDLMALMADRGTDDGLSKEWAALDVRWLGSSAHGMEPDPLHPAQTQVWIRVDGRLSDDPIEHLATFTYASDVSLLGATLAAHPEHGPHKVQMASLDHTIWFHRPFRADEWWLYDQWSPSASGGRGLALGRIFTQDGTLVATVAQEGLIRPSR from the coding sequence ATGAACGACCGGGTGATGGGTGAGGCGACCCGCAAGCTGGTCTCGCTGCTCGACCTCGAACAGCTCGACACCGACCTGTTCCGCGGCCAGCAGCCCGAGACGATCCGGCAGCGGGTCTATGGCGGCCAGGTCGCCGCCCAGGCCCTGATCGCCGCGACCCGGACCGTCGACGAGGGCATGCAGGTGCACTCGCTGCACTCCTACTTCCTGCTGCCCGGCGACTACACGGTGCCGATCATCTACGACGTCGAGCGGATCCGCGACGGCAGGTCCTTCGCCACCCGCCGGGTGCTCGCGCGCCAGCACGGCCGCCCGATCTACTACCAGTCGCTCAACTTCCAGCGTGCCGAGGAGGGTCTCGAGCACCAGGACGTGATGCCCCCGGTCAAGGCGCCCGAGGAGGGCCTGGACCTGATGGCGCTGATGGCCGACCGCGGCACCGACGACGGGTTGAGCAAGGAGTGGGCCGCGCTCGACGTACGCTGGCTCGGCAGCTCGGCCCACGGCATGGAGCCGGACCCCCTGCATCCGGCCCAGACCCAGGTCTGGATCCGGGTCGACGGCCGGCTGAGCGACGACCCGATCGAGCACCTGGCCACCTTCACCTACGCCAGCGACGTCTCCCTGCTCGGCGCGACGCTGGCCGCGCACCCCGAGCACGGTCCCCACAAGGTGCAGATGGCCTCGCTCGACCACACGATCTGGTTCCACCGGCCCTTCCGGGCCGACGAATGGTGGCTCTACGACCAGTGGTCCCCGTCGGCCAGTGGCGGACGGGGACTCGCCCTGGGCCGGATCTTCACCCAGGACGGGACCCTGGTCGCGACCGTCGCCCAGGAGGGGCTGATCCGCCCGAGCCGCTGA
- a CDS encoding acetyl-CoA C-acetyltransferase → MTETVRRAAVLGGNRIPFARSNGAYATASNQEMLTAALDGLVARFGLEGERLGEVAGGAVLKHSRDFNLVRESVLSTRLAPETPAVDLQQACGTGLQAINYIANKIKLGQLDSGIGGGVDTTSDAPVAISEKLRKKLIQLNNARSTKDRLAILATLRPGDIGLAIPSNGEPRTKLSMGEHQALTALEWQITREAQDELAVASHHHLAASYDEGWQDDLITPFRGLERDNNLRADSSLEKLAKLKPVFGKGEAATMTAANSTPLTDGASAVLLGSEEWAEAHGLEVLAYFVDSEVAAVDFVNGAEGLLMAPAYAVPRLLARNGLTLQDFDFYEIHEAFASQVLSTLAAWESPVFSKERLGLDAPLGSIDRAKLNVKGSSLAAGHPFAATGGRIVANTAKLLQANGGGRALISVCAAGGQGVVAIMER, encoded by the coding sequence ATGACCGAGACCGTTCGCCGCGCCGCCGTACTCGGCGGTAACCGCATTCCGTTCGCCCGCTCCAACGGCGCGTACGCCACCGCCTCCAACCAGGAGATGCTGACCGCCGCACTCGACGGCCTCGTGGCCCGCTTCGGGCTGGAGGGCGAGCGTCTGGGCGAGGTCGCCGGCGGCGCCGTCCTCAAGCACAGCCGGGACTTCAACCTGGTCCGCGAGTCCGTGCTCAGCACCCGGCTCGCGCCGGAGACGCCGGCCGTCGACCTGCAGCAGGCCTGCGGCACCGGTCTCCAGGCGATCAACTACATCGCCAACAAGATCAAGCTCGGTCAGCTCGACTCCGGCATCGGCGGAGGCGTCGACACCACCTCCGACGCTCCCGTCGCGATCTCCGAGAAGCTGCGCAAGAAGCTGATCCAGCTCAACAACGCGCGCTCCACCAAGGACCGCCTCGCGATCCTCGCGACCCTCCGCCCCGGCGACATCGGCCTCGCGATCCCCTCCAACGGCGAGCCGCGCACCAAGCTCTCCATGGGCGAGCACCAGGCGCTCACCGCGCTGGAGTGGCAGATCACCCGCGAGGCCCAGGACGAGCTGGCCGTCGCCTCGCACCACCACCTCGCGGCGTCGTACGACGAGGGCTGGCAGGACGACCTGATCACCCCCTTCCGCGGCCTGGAGCGCGACAACAACCTGCGTGCAGACTCCTCGCTGGAGAAGCTCGCCAAGCTCAAGCCGGTCTTCGGCAAGGGCGAGGCGGCCACCATGACCGCCGCCAACTCGACGCCCCTGACCGACGGCGCCTCCGCCGTGCTGCTCGGCTCGGAGGAGTGGGCCGAGGCCCACGGCCTCGAGGTCCTCGCCTACTTCGTCGACTCCGAGGTCGCCGCCGTCGACTTCGTCAACGGCGCCGAGGGGCTGCTCATGGCTCCGGCGTACGCCGTGCCGCGGCTGCTTGCCCGCAACGGACTGACCCTGCAGGACTTCGACTTCTACGAGATCCACGAGGCCTTCGCCTCGCAGGTCCTCTCCACGCTCGCCGCGTGGGAGAGCCCGGTCTTCAGCAAGGAGCGCCTCGGCCTCGACGCGCCGCTCGGATCGATCGACCGCGCCAAGCTCAACGTCAAGGGCTCCTCGCTCGCCGCGGGGCACCCGTTCGCCGCGACCGGCGGCCGGATCGTCGCCAACACCGCCAAGCTGCTCCAGGCCAACGGCGGCGGCCGGGCGCTGATCTCGGTCTGCGCGGCCGGCGGCCAGGGCGTCGTCGCCATCATGGAGCGCTGA
- a CDS encoding recombinase family protein: MADRGYARISLDTKVSGSIQKQKSQITGSVMSKGGDPEKIEWYVDESRSGAIPMRERPDGGRLWEDVSKGDVVYVSKIDRAARSASDLLATVEHIEKAGASIVFVGNDIDTTGSTGRLLLTILAAVAEFERALIAERRRESISAAREEGRHIVGGAPYGFLSAENPKGRGLVIRPDWRDPEDGGEPPAKLLRDAIAAVMAGESQDSARKALGLSKTGMHKLLRNPRLAGMIPNGDGVVMVGGVPKIDPDAALLTLVEWRRLRDYLDKPETKAWSKARGYGAALRCEVCGDRLYYAKSNRKPEYSTYVCRRVKHEPGDTSPTVVAVRADAHLEQAFLGNWSDEPEIVEVVVDDPTARTEAIALAQVRLEAAQIAFLGELSDDEEEGVLRDLRDAKRALREAEDMPVERTTTTAPTGRTYGEAWQAADDAERSHLLLSCLGPAVVRRGKGLAIEEKVIWPIS, from the coding sequence GTGGCTGACAGAGGGTATGCCCGGATCAGCCTCGACACGAAGGTGTCGGGGTCGATCCAGAAGCAGAAGAGCCAGATCACTGGTTCGGTGATGTCGAAGGGCGGCGACCCCGAGAAGATCGAGTGGTACGTCGATGAGTCGCGGTCAGGTGCGATTCCGATGCGCGAACGTCCCGATGGCGGTCGCCTGTGGGAGGACGTGAGCAAGGGCGATGTCGTGTACGTGTCGAAGATCGACCGTGCCGCCCGCAGCGCGTCTGACCTCCTGGCAACGGTCGAGCACATCGAGAAGGCGGGGGCGAGCATCGTCTTCGTCGGAAATGACATCGACACCACAGGATCGACGGGCCGTCTGCTGCTGACCATCCTCGCGGCGGTCGCAGAGTTCGAGCGAGCTCTCATCGCGGAGCGGCGGAGGGAGTCGATCAGTGCCGCTCGCGAAGAGGGCAGGCACATCGTCGGCGGGGCGCCGTACGGCTTCCTGTCGGCGGAGAACCCGAAGGGGCGCGGGCTGGTGATCCGGCCAGACTGGCGGGATCCGGAGGACGGCGGGGAGCCTCCGGCGAAGCTCCTGCGTGACGCCATTGCGGCAGTGATGGCGGGGGAGTCGCAGGACAGCGCTCGAAAGGCGCTCGGGCTGTCCAAGACCGGGATGCACAAGCTCCTCAGGAACCCCCGACTCGCGGGCATGATCCCGAATGGCGATGGTGTCGTCATGGTCGGCGGGGTGCCGAAGATCGACCCCGACGCTGCTCTGTTGACCTTGGTGGAATGGCGACGGCTCCGGGACTATCTCGACAAGCCGGAGACGAAGGCGTGGAGCAAGGCGAGGGGATATGGCGCTGCTCTGCGCTGTGAGGTCTGCGGGGATCGGCTCTACTACGCCAAGAGCAATCGCAAGCCGGAGTACAGCACCTACGTGTGCCGCCGGGTGAAGCACGAGCCGGGGGATACGTCTCCGACCGTCGTTGCTGTTCGAGCAGACGCTCACTTAGAGCAGGCGTTCCTGGGCAACTGGTCCGACGAGCCGGAGATCGTGGAGGTGGTCGTGGACGATCCCACGGCGAGGACGGAAGCGATCGCGCTCGCCCAGGTGCGGCTAGAGGCTGCGCAGATCGCCTTCCTAGGCGAGCTGTCAGACGACGAGGAGGAAGGCGTCCTCCGCGACCTGAGAGACGCCAAGCGTGCCCTCCGGGAGGCTGAGGACATGCCCGTCGAGCGAACGACGACGACCGCTCCGACGGGACGGACCTACGGGGAGGCCTGGCAGGCCGCCGACGATGCCGAGCGATCGCACTTGCTGCTGTCATGCCTCGGGCCTGCCGTGGTCCGGCGAGGAAAGGGGCTCGCGATCGAGGAGAAGGTGATCTGGCCGATCAGTTGA
- a CDS encoding ATP-dependent DNA ligase — MLLRDLVDVSRQVAATRSRKEKTRLISALLLAADPGERALVAHYLGGRLRQRRTGLGWRGLQALPSPASASTLEVGEVDAAFAAMSLLAGPGSVGQRGVAVADLFGRATASEQEWLRAVAVGEVRQGALEAIVTEALAAAAEVPLAAVRRAAMLAGGSTYVVDAAFSGPDALAEVGLTVGRPVLPMLASSAPDVAAAIAKAAGGAGPVGVDAKLDGIRIQVHRSGDDVVIATRSLDDVTHRLPEIVAIARSLPATRLVLDGEALSLADDGRPRPFQETAARAASEVAVGGTDSTGMTPYFFDVLHLDGTDLIDRPAHERWRILEDLVPAEHRVQRWIGTDVADATAFTDAVLASGHEGVVVKSTDAGYDAGRRGSAWVKVKPVHTLDLVVLAVEHGSGRRRGWLSNIHLGARDPSSPTGFVMLGKTLDKTGSHTSPPGWVPVGKTFKGMSDEMLAWQTERFLELETHRDGHIVYVRPEQVVEIAFDGVQRSTRYAGGVALRFARVVRYREDKPAEEADTIDTLRSYI, encoded by the coding sequence ATGCTGCTCCGCGACCTCGTCGACGTCTCCCGCCAGGTCGCCGCGACGCGCTCGCGCAAGGAGAAGACCCGCCTGATCAGCGCCCTGCTGCTCGCCGCCGACCCCGGTGAGCGCGCGCTCGTGGCCCACTACCTCGGCGGACGACTCCGCCAGCGCCGTACCGGGCTCGGGTGGCGGGGCCTCCAGGCCCTACCCTCCCCCGCCTCCGCGTCCACCCTGGAGGTCGGCGAGGTCGACGCCGCCTTCGCGGCGATGTCGCTGCTCGCCGGGCCGGGCTCGGTCGGCCAGCGCGGCGTCGCGGTCGCCGACCTGTTCGGGCGCGCGACCGCGAGCGAGCAGGAGTGGCTGCGCGCCGTCGCCGTCGGCGAGGTCCGCCAGGGCGCGCTCGAGGCGATCGTGACCGAGGCGCTGGCCGCGGCCGCCGAGGTCCCGCTGGCCGCGGTCCGGCGCGCCGCGATGCTCGCGGGCGGCTCGACCTATGTCGTCGACGCGGCCTTCTCGGGCCCCGACGCCCTCGCCGAGGTCGGCCTGACCGTCGGCCGGCCGGTCCTGCCGATGCTGGCCTCCTCCGCGCCGGATGTCGCCGCTGCGATCGCCAAGGCCGCCGGCGGCGCCGGACCGGTGGGCGTCGACGCCAAGCTGGACGGCATCCGGATCCAGGTGCACCGCAGCGGCGACGACGTCGTGATCGCCACCCGCAGCCTCGACGACGTCACCCACCGGCTGCCCGAGATCGTCGCCATCGCCCGCTCGCTGCCGGCCACCCGGCTCGTGCTCGACGGCGAGGCCCTGTCCCTGGCCGACGACGGCCGCCCGCGCCCCTTCCAGGAGACGGCGGCGCGCGCCGCCTCCGAGGTCGCGGTAGGCGGCACTGACAGCACCGGCATGACGCCGTACTTCTTCGACGTGCTGCACCTCGATGGCACCGACCTCATCGACCGGCCCGCCCATGAGCGCTGGCGCATCCTGGAGGACCTGGTCCCCGCCGAGCACCGGGTGCAGCGCTGGATCGGCACCGACGTCGCCGACGCCACCGCCTTCACCGACGCGGTCCTCGCGTCGGGCCACGAGGGCGTCGTCGTGAAGTCCACCGACGCCGGGTACGACGCCGGTCGCCGCGGCTCGGCCTGGGTCAAGGTCAAGCCGGTGCATACCCTCGACCTGGTCGTCCTCGCCGTGGAGCACGGCTCCGGCCGGCGCCGCGGCTGGCTCTCCAACATCCACCTCGGCGCCCGCGACCCGTCCTCGCCCACCGGGTTCGTGATGCTCGGCAAGACCTTGGACAAAACTGGATCACACACTAGCCCGCCAGGGTGGGTTCCGGTCGGCAAGACGTTCAAAGGCATGTCGGACGAGATGCTTGCGTGGCAGACCGAGCGATTCCTCGAACTGGAGACCCACCGAGACGGACACATCGTCTACGTCAGGCCCGAGCAAGTCGTAGAGATCGCGTTCGATGGCGTCCAACGCTCCACTCGGTACGCCGGCGGCGTAGCGCTGAGGTTCGCACGCGTCGTTCGCTACCGCGAGGACAAGCCTGCTGAGGAAGCCGACACGATCGATACGCTGCGGTCCTACATCTAG
- a CDS encoding MaoC/PaaZ C-terminal domain-containing protein gives MALPVMLKAALPAVPGVNQLPGIKKTGGALPGLTLSRDDVLVERSAVERYAAVCGFPRRDVAPVPYLHMLAFPLHLQLMTDAAFPFPAIGSVHLENTIVQHRPVAIGETVSLALTADNLRASTKGRAWDMNVTGTVGEEVVWESVSTYLRVGKGDKEGGDPGMALGTIDAKGPVWSLPGDLGRRYGAVSGDRNPIHLYPLTAKALGFPRHIAHGMWSKARCIAALENRLPDAVKVEVAFKKPIFLPGKAQFGAEAGATGWDFTLVNPKTGAPHLLGRTTAL, from the coding sequence ATGGCGCTCCCCGTGATGCTGAAGGCCGCGCTGCCCGCGGTCCCCGGCGTGAACCAGCTGCCGGGCATCAAGAAGACCGGCGGCGCGCTGCCGGGCCTCACGCTGTCGCGCGACGACGTGCTCGTGGAGCGCTCGGCCGTGGAGCGGTACGCCGCCGTGTGCGGCTTCCCCCGGCGCGACGTCGCGCCGGTGCCCTACCTGCACATGCTGGCCTTCCCACTGCACCTGCAGCTGATGACCGACGCGGCGTTCCCGTTCCCGGCGATCGGCTCGGTGCACCTGGAGAACACGATCGTCCAGCACCGTCCCGTCGCCATCGGCGAGACCGTCTCGCTCGCCCTCACCGCCGACAACCTGCGCGCCAGCACCAAGGGCCGCGCCTGGGACATGAACGTCACCGGCACCGTGGGCGAGGAGGTCGTGTGGGAGTCCGTGTCGACGTACCTGCGGGTCGGCAAGGGCGACAAGGAGGGCGGCGACCCCGGGATGGCGCTGGGCACGATCGATGCCAAGGGGCCGGTGTGGAGCCTGCCCGGCGACCTCGGTCGCCGCTACGGCGCGGTGTCCGGCGACCGGAACCCGATCCACCTCTATCCGCTGACGGCCAAGGCCCTGGGCTTCCCGCGCCACATCGCCCACGGCATGTGGAGCAAGGCGCGCTGCATCGCGGCGCTGGAGAACCGGCTGCCCGACGCCGTCAAGGTCGAGGTCGCGTTCAAGAAGCCGATCTTCCTGCCCGGAAAGGCGCAGTTCGGCGCGGAGGCCGGCGCCACCGGCTGGGACTTCACGCTGGTGAACCCGAAGACCGGTGCCCCCCACCTGCTGGGCCGCACGACCGCGCTCTGA
- a CDS encoding DUF2510 domain-containing protein: MGLFRKTMSLSTMGVVNWRNDSERQAAAERSKSKAYRDRTQTLLEQAQADRDAALRIANQQAQAAAPVSAGPPPGWYDDPDGDAGKRWWDGSAWTEHRNS, encoded by the coding sequence ATGGGCCTGTTCAGGAAGACGATGAGCCTCAGCACGATGGGCGTGGTCAACTGGCGCAACGACAGTGAGCGACAGGCAGCAGCCGAGCGCTCCAAGTCGAAGGCGTACCGCGACCGCACCCAGACCTTGCTGGAGCAGGCGCAGGCTGACCGCGACGCAGCGCTACGGATCGCCAACCAGCAGGCTCAGGCTGCCGCACCTGTCTCCGCTGGTCCCCCTCCCGGCTGGTACGACGATCCTGACGGCGATGCCGGGAAGCGCTGGTGGGATGGCTCAGCGTGGACTGAGCACAGAAACTCGTAG
- a CDS encoding 3-oxoacyl-ACP reductase has translation MTDKYQGFVSSPIGRLLVKNLGLPNPTKLDRYTAGSPLVDGTVLVGGRGRLVESLPGLLDVLGIASASAQADGERYKGLVFDATGLTSVEELVELQAFFTPLLRSLKSCARVVVLGTPPGSAAGSERIAQRALEGFTRSLGKEIGKGGTVQLVYVAEGYEDSVLSTLGFLLSPKSAYVSGQVVRIGVHDEQHGSALADWTAPLAGKVAFVTGASRGIGEEIARVLHRDGAKIVGLDVPQAADELVTVMKELDGDWLTLDITAADAPQRIAHHLKEKHGGVDIVVHNAGVTLDKKLANQTPERFGKVLQINLEAPERITAELLEQKVVNANGRIIGVASIAGIAGNLGQTSYAASKAGVIGFVDSLAEKLEHGITINAVAPGFIITQMTAAVPFATREVGQRLNAMSQGGLPVDVAETIAWYASPASTAVNGNVVRVCGQMMLGA, from the coding sequence ATGACTGACAAGTACCAGGGCTTCGTGAGCTCCCCGATCGGCCGGCTCCTCGTCAAGAACCTCGGACTGCCGAACCCGACCAAGCTGGACCGCTACACCGCCGGCTCCCCGCTGGTCGACGGCACCGTGCTGGTCGGCGGTCGCGGCCGGCTGGTCGAGTCGCTGCCCGGCCTGCTCGACGTCCTCGGCATCGCCTCGGCGAGCGCCCAGGCGGACGGCGAGAGGTACAAGGGCCTGGTCTTCGACGCCACCGGCCTGACGTCGGTCGAGGAGCTCGTCGAGCTCCAGGCCTTCTTCACCCCGCTCCTGCGCAGCCTGAAGAGCTGCGCCCGCGTCGTCGTCCTCGGTACGCCGCCGGGGTCGGCCGCGGGCAGCGAGCGGATCGCCCAGCGCGCGCTCGAGGGCTTCACCCGCAGCCTCGGCAAGGAGATCGGCAAGGGCGGCACCGTCCAGCTGGTCTACGTCGCGGAGGGCTACGAGGACTCGGTGCTGTCCACCCTCGGCTTCCTGCTCAGCCCCAAGTCGGCGTACGTCTCGGGTCAGGTGGTCCGCATCGGCGTCCACGACGAGCAGCACGGCTCGGCGCTCGCCGACTGGACCGCTCCCCTGGCCGGCAAGGTCGCCTTCGTGACCGGCGCGAGTCGCGGCATCGGCGAGGAGATCGCCCGCGTGCTGCACCGCGACGGCGCGAAGATCGTCGGCCTCGACGTGCCGCAGGCCGCCGACGAGCTGGTCACGGTCATGAAGGAGCTCGACGGCGACTGGCTGACCCTCGACATCACCGCGGCCGACGCACCGCAGCGGATCGCCCACCATCTGAAGGAGAAGCACGGCGGCGTCGACATCGTCGTGCACAACGCCGGGGTCACGCTCGACAAGAAGCTCGCCAACCAGACACCGGAGCGCTTCGGCAAGGTGCTGCAGATCAACCTCGAGGCGCCGGAGCGGATCACCGCCGAGCTGCTCGAGCAGAAGGTCGTCAACGCCAACGGCCGGATCATCGGCGTCGCCTCGATCGCCGGCATCGCGGGCAACCTGGGCCAGACCAGCTACGCCGCCTCGAAGGCCGGCGTCATCGGCTTCGTGGACTCGCTGGCCGAGAAGCTCGAACACGGCATCACGATCAACGCCGTCGCGCCGGGCTTCATCATCACCCAGATGACCGCCGCCGTGCCGTTCGCGACCCGCGAGGTCGGCCAGCGTCTCAACGCGATGTCCCAGGGCGGCCTGCCGGTCGACGTCGCCGAGACCATCGCCTGGTACGCCTCGCCCGCCTCGACCGCCGTCAACGGCAACGTGGTGCGGGTCTGCGGCCAGATGATGCTGGGTGCCTGA
- a CDS encoding DNA-3-methyladenine glycosylase 2 family protein: MTSSGAAATSDAPDATRLWRPGRPVPVGALLRQQRRGAGDPTHRLAVAGRHWRATRTPQGVAALAVSEPDRAGAVTASAWGPGADWALDRLPALLGDLDDWTGFEPRHPVLADARRHHPHLRQGRTGLVLEALVPAIIEQKVTGQEAFSSFRALVRRHGTPAPGPGAAHGLMVPPDAATLRRIPSWEWLRLHVDPARSRAVVLAARHADALERAAVLTGEELERRLRALPGIGVWTAAEVRQRALGDPDAVSFGDYHVAKDVGWALEGRLFDDAELARYLRPWAGHRGRVPFLVAAAGLRRPRRGPRLAPRGHLGTRDQMP; this comes from the coding sequence ATGACCTCGTCGGGCGCCGCGGCCACCTCGGACGCCCCCGACGCGACCCGGCTCTGGCGGCCGGGTCGGCCGGTCCCGGTGGGCGCGCTGCTGCGCCAGCAGCGCCGGGGCGCCGGGGACCCGACCCACCGGCTGGCGGTCGCGGGCCGGCACTGGCGCGCGACGCGCACGCCGCAGGGCGTGGCGGCGCTCGCGGTCTCCGAGCCGGACCGCGCCGGCGCCGTCACGGCGTCCGCATGGGGACCGGGAGCCGACTGGGCCCTCGACCGGCTGCCCGCGCTGCTCGGCGACCTCGACGACTGGACCGGCTTCGAGCCCCGGCATCCGGTGCTGGCCGACGCCCGCCGGCACCACCCGCACCTGCGGCAGGGGCGCACCGGGCTGGTCCTGGAGGCGCTGGTGCCCGCGATCATCGAGCAGAAGGTGACCGGACAGGAGGCGTTCTCGTCGTTCCGGGCCCTCGTCCGCCGGCACGGTACGCCGGCTCCGGGGCCCGGCGCCGCGCACGGCCTGATGGTCCCGCCCGATGCGGCGACGCTGCGGCGGATCCCGTCGTGGGAGTGGCTGCGCCTCCACGTCGACCCGGCCCGCAGTCGGGCCGTGGTCCTCGCCGCCCGGCACGCCGACGCGCTGGAGCGCGCGGCCGTGCTGACGGGGGAGGAGTTGGAGCGCAGGCTGCGGGCACTGCCGGGGATCGGCGTGTGGACGGCGGCCGAGGTGCGTCAGCGGGCGCTCGGCGACCCGGACGCGGTGTCCTTCGGCGACTACCACGTCGCCAAGGACGTCGGCTGGGCGCTGGAGGGCCGCCTCTTCGACGACGCGGAGCTGGCCCGCTACCTGCGTCCGTGGGCCGGCCACCGGGGGCGGGTGCCGTTCCTCGTCGCCGCGGCGGGCCTGCGCCGACCGCGGCGCGGCCCGCGCCTGGCGCCACGCGGTCACCTCGGGACCCGTGACCAAATGCCGTGA